A window of Marinobacter salarius contains these coding sequences:
- the gap gene encoding type I glyceraldehyde-3-phosphate dehydrogenase, whose product MTIRIAINGFGRIGRNVLRALYENDYRNQIQVVAINDLGDAETNAHLLKYDSVHGRFNGIVNHDAESLSVNGDHIAITAIRNPEELPWKDYHVDVVFECTGLFTARDKAEGHLKAGARKVIISAPSSDADAMVVYGVNDDVLTAEHNIISNASCTTNCLAPVVEALHRKIGIESGLMTTIHSYTNDQKLSDVYHSDLYRARSATQSMIPTKTGAAAAIGKVIPELSGKLDGLAVRVPTINVSLVDFGFIASRDTTVEEINEVVKAAAENNPVLGYNAEKLVSVDFNHNALSSIFDANHTRAMGRHAKVMAWYDNEWGFSNRMLDNAVALMKKASQ is encoded by the coding sequence ATGACTATTCGTATCGCAATTAACGGCTTTGGTCGCATTGGCCGGAATGTTCTCCGCGCACTTTATGAAAACGACTACCGAAACCAGATTCAGGTGGTAGCCATAAACGACCTGGGTGACGCCGAAACCAACGCTCACCTGCTCAAATACGACAGCGTGCACGGTCGCTTCAACGGCATTGTGAACCACGATGCCGAGTCACTCTCCGTCAACGGTGACCACATCGCCATCACCGCCATCCGTAACCCCGAAGAACTGCCGTGGAAAGACTACCATGTGGATGTGGTCTTCGAGTGCACTGGCCTGTTTACCGCCCGTGACAAGGCAGAGGGCCACCTCAAGGCCGGCGCACGCAAAGTCATTATCTCAGCCCCCTCTTCTGACGCCGACGCGATGGTTGTCTACGGAGTCAACGACGACGTTCTCACCGCCGAACACAACATCATCTCCAACGCCTCCTGCACCACCAACTGCCTGGCACCGGTTGTTGAAGCATTGCACAGGAAAATTGGCATTGAGAGTGGCCTGATGACCACGATCCACTCGTACACCAATGACCAGAAACTGAGCGACGTTTACCACTCTGACCTGTATCGCGCGCGCTCGGCCACCCAGTCCATGATCCCGACAAAAACCGGTGCAGCCGCAGCCATTGGCAAGGTGATCCCGGAACTGTCCGGAAAACTTGACGGACTGGCCGTGCGGGTTCCTACTATCAACGTTTCCCTGGTGGATTTCGGCTTCATTGCCAGCCGCGACACCACCGTGGAAGAAATCAACGAGGTCGTGAAAGCTGCAGCGGAAAACAACCCGGTCCTTGGCTACAACGCAGAGAAACTGGTTAGTGTGGACTTCAACCACAACGCCCTGTCCAGCATTTTCGACGCCAATCACACACGGGCCATGGGCCGTCACGCGAAAGTCATGGCCTGGTACGACAATGAATGGGGCTTCTCCAACCGGATGCTCGATAACGCTGTGGCGCTGATGAAAAAGGCGAGCCAGTAA